From Acidihalobacter aeolianus, a single genomic window includes:
- a CDS encoding restriction endonuclease subunit S — protein sequence MRAVVPLSRILKDAEIFTDGDWIESKDQDPNGDVRLTQLADIGDGYWINKSTRFLSSEKASQLRCTYLETGDILVARMPDPLGRSCIFPGDPKPCVTVVDVCIIRPNSEKVANRYLMHAINSPVGRRGIEKHVTGTTRQRISRKNLGKIEIPLPPLAEQKRIAAILDAADALRAKRRESLAQLDTLLQSTFLDLFGDPVRNPKGWEQKKLGDVCDVRDGTHDSPKYVEYGHPLLTSKNFKDGEIDYAGANMISDGDFEHINKRSKVDVGDLVMPMIGTIGNPVLVEQEPDFAIKNVALIKILSGSPDRRYILHLLCSHYFDHITAKTNRGGTQKFVALKDIRGIPVPLPSADIQHRFATIVESIERQKTRLRAHLAELDTLFASLQSRAFNGEL from the coding sequence ATGAGAGCCGTTGTACCGCTCTCGCGGATATTAAAAGACGCTGAGATTTTTACTGATGGCGACTGGATTGAATCGAAGGATCAAGACCCTAACGGAGATGTTCGCCTAACCCAGTTAGCCGATATCGGAGATGGTTATTGGATAAACAAATCAACGAGATTTCTATCCTCGGAGAAGGCAAGCCAACTGAGATGCACCTACCTCGAAACGGGCGACATACTTGTAGCGCGAATGCCTGATCCTCTTGGGCGAAGTTGTATTTTCCCTGGAGATCCCAAACCGTGTGTGACCGTGGTTGACGTTTGCATCATTCGGCCAAATTCAGAGAAGGTCGCCAATCGCTACTTGATGCATGCTATTAATTCTCCTGTAGGACGTCGTGGGATTGAAAAACACGTAACCGGAACGACGCGCCAGCGAATATCTCGTAAAAACCTGGGAAAAATCGAGATCCCCCTCCCACCCCTCGCCGAGCAGAAGCGGATTGCGGCGATTCTGGATGCGGCGGACGCCTTGCGGGCCAAGCGCCGCGAGTCCCTCGCCCAGCTCGACACCCTGCTGCAATCCACCTTCCTCGACCTGTTCGGCGATCCTGTGAGGAATCCGAAGGGGTGGGAGCAAAAGAAACTTGGTGACGTTTGTGACGTGAGAGATGGTACCCATGACTCACCAAAATACGTTGAATACGGACATCCGCTGCTAACGTCGAAAAACTTTAAAGATGGAGAGATCGACTACGCAGGTGCGAATATGATTAGTGATGGGGACTTTGAGCATATAAACAAGAGGTCAAAAGTTGACGTTGGGGATTTGGTCATGCCGATGATTGGGACTATCGGCAATCCCGTATTGGTAGAGCAAGAGCCTGACTTTGCCATCAAGAATGTGGCACTTATCAAGATCCTGAGCGGTTCGCCAGATCGGCGTTATATTCTTCACCTTCTTTGTTCCCATTATTTTGACCACATAACTGCCAAGACGAATCGGGGTGGGACGCAGAAATTTGTAGCTCTCAAAGACATCCGCGGAATCCCAGTGCCGTTGCCATCAGCAGATATCCAACACCGCTTCGCCACCATCGTCGAATCCATCGAACGCCAGAAAACCCGCCTGCGCGCCCACCTGGCCGAACTCGACACCCTTTTCGCCTCGCTGCAATCCCGAGCCTTCAACGGGGAACTCTGA
- a CDS encoding HsdM family class I SAM-dependent methyltransferase yields MYSLILANPPFAGSLDYESTAKDLQRIVKTKKTELLFLALFLRLLQSGGRAAVIVPDGVLFGSSTAHKTLRKLLVEDQKLDAIVSMPSGVFKPYAGVSTAILLFTKTDSGGTDHVWFYDMRADGFSLDDKRTPQPDRSDLPDILARWRNREAEADRPRTAQSFLVPKAEIAANDYDLSINRYKEVEYEAVEYDPPQVILARLAKLEAEIAEGRKELEGLLG; encoded by the coding sequence ATATACTCGCTGATCCTCGCCAATCCGCCCTTCGCCGGCAGCCTGGATTACGAATCCACCGCCAAGGACCTGCAGCGCATCGTCAAGACCAAGAAGACCGAGCTGCTGTTCCTCGCCCTGTTCCTGCGCCTGCTGCAAAGCGGCGGCCGCGCCGCCGTCATCGTGCCCGACGGCGTACTGTTCGGCTCCAGCACCGCACACAAGACCCTGCGCAAGCTCTTGGTCGAGGACCAGAAGCTCGACGCCATCGTCTCCATGCCCTCCGGCGTGTTCAAGCCCTACGCCGGCGTCAGCACCGCCATCCTGCTGTTCACCAAGACCGACTCCGGCGGCACCGACCACGTCTGGTTCTACGACATGCGCGCCGACGGCTTTTCATTGGACGACAAGCGCACCCCGCAGCCGGACAGGAGCGACCTGCCCGACATCCTCGCCCGCTGGCGGAACCGGGAAGCCGAGGCCGACCGCCCGCGCACCGCGCAGAGCTTCCTCGTGCCCAAGGCCGAGATTGCCGCCAACGACTACGACCTCTCCATCAACCGCTACAAGGAAGTCGAATACGAAGCCGTCGAATACGACCCGCCGCAGGTGATTCTGGCGCGGCTGGCGAAGCTGGAGGCGGAGATTGCGGAGGGGCGGAAGGAGTTGGAGGGTCTTTTAGGATGA
- a CDS encoding type I restriction-modification system subunit M translates to MITGELKSKVDRIWDTMWSGGISNPLSVIEQLTYLLFIKRLDELQTRKERQAARTGQPIDEPIFAPGQDALRWSRFKDTAPEQMFATVRDEVFPFIKTLGGKGEDDGEGGSTYSHHMRDALFMMPTPRVLANVVDQLDGIDMADADTKGDLYEYMLGKIASAGQNGQFRTPRHIIKLMVEMTAPTPRDQICDPACGTAGFLVAASEYLRAHHGDAIYRDEAARRRFNDHTFHGYDFDSTMLRIGSMNMLLHGVENPDIRYRDSLAEGASGSTGDDAGKYTR, encoded by the coding sequence ATGATCACCGGCGAACTCAAATCCAAGGTCGACCGCATCTGGGACACGATGTGGTCCGGCGGCATCTCCAACCCGCTGTCCGTCATCGAGCAGCTTACCTATCTGCTGTTCATCAAGCGTCTCGACGAGCTGCAGACGCGCAAGGAGCGCCAGGCCGCGCGCACGGGGCAGCCCATCGACGAGCCGATTTTTGCGCCCGGCCAGGACGCCCTGCGCTGGTCGCGCTTCAAGGACACCGCCCCGGAGCAGATGTTCGCCACCGTGCGCGATGAAGTCTTTCCCTTCATCAAGACGCTCGGCGGCAAGGGCGAGGACGACGGCGAGGGCGGCAGCACCTACAGCCACCACATGCGCGACGCGCTGTTCATGATGCCCACGCCGCGCGTGCTGGCCAACGTGGTCGACCAGCTCGACGGCATCGACATGGCCGACGCCGACACCAAGGGCGATCTTTACGAATACATGCTCGGCAAGATCGCCAGCGCCGGGCAGAACGGCCAGTTCCGCACCCCGCGCCACATCATCAAGCTGATGGTCGAGATGACCGCGCCCACCCCGCGCGACCAGATCTGCGACCCGGCCTGCGGCACCGCCGGCTTTCTCGTCGCCGCCTCCGAATACCTGCGCGCGCACCACGGCGACGCCATCTACCGCGACGAGGCCGCCCGCCGCCGCTTCAACGACCACACCTTCCACGGCTACGATTTCGACAGCACCATGCTGCGCATCGGCAGCATGAACATGCTGCTGCACGGCGTCGAAAACCCCGACATCCGCTACCGCGACTCCCTGGCCGAAGGCGCCAGCGGCTCCACCGGCGACGATGCCGGCAAATATACTCGCTGA
- a CDS encoding HepT-like ribonuclease domain-containing protein, whose translation MSKADELRLPDFLDHMREAIERVHAYVADLDEVAFLADGKTQDAVVRNFEILGEAARNIERYHHAFADAHPEVEWPAIVALRNRVTHGYFTVDYGLLWKAIQSDLPDLYPTIKTLLVEAAESR comes from the coding sequence ATGAGCAAGGCCGACGAGCTACGCTTGCCGGATTTCCTGGATCACATGCGTGAAGCCATAGAGCGTGTACATGCTTACGTTGCCGACTTGGACGAGGTTGCGTTTCTTGCCGACGGCAAAACCCAGGATGCGGTTGTGCGCAATTTCGAGATTTTGGGCGAGGCCGCACGCAACATCGAGCGTTACCATCATGCGTTTGCCGATGCCCATCCCGAGGTCGAATGGCCAGCCATCGTCGCCCTACGCAACCGCGTGACGCATGGATATTTCACCGTGGACTATGGTTTGCTGTGGAAGGCCATCCAATCGGATTTGCCCGATTTGTATCCAACGATAAAGACCCTCCTCGTCGAAGCCGCCGAGAGCCGATAA
- a CDS encoding nucleotidyltransferase family protein: MRPSTALQLHRDRIREIALSHRVSDVRVFGSVLRGEDAEGSDLDILVSPTSETTLLDIARIQYQLKKLLDVEVDVLTPMALPEKFRQRVLDEAQAV; encoded by the coding sequence ATGCGACCCTCTACCGCTCTGCAGCTTCACCGCGATCGAATCCGCGAAATTGCGCTGAGCCATCGCGTGTCCGACGTGCGTGTGTTCGGCTCGGTGTTGCGCGGAGAGGATGCGGAAGGAAGCGATCTGGATATCCTGGTTTCTCCCACCAGTGAAACGACGCTGCTGGATATCGCCAGAATCCAGTATCAGCTCAAGAAGTTGTTGGATGTCGAGGTCGACGTACTAACGCCCATGGCACTGCCTGAGAAATTTCGACAGCGCGTGCTCGACGAGGCCCAGGCCGTATGA
- a CDS encoding REP-associated tyrosine transposase: MRYRRALIPGGTYFFTVNLASRRETLLVDHVDVLREAVRGVRWAHPFEIVAWVVLPEHMHAIWTLPPEDPDYSMRWNRIKGEFSRRLPRCDPGLTPSRVNKRERGIWQRRFWEHLIRDEDDFARHVDYIHFNPVKHGHANTAADWPYSSFHRFVQQGLLHEDWGGGGDPDGHYGEPAR, from the coding sequence ATGCGATACCGGAGGGCGCTGATTCCGGGCGGGACGTATTTCTTCACGGTGAATCTGGCTTCGCGCAGGGAAACGTTGCTCGTCGACCACGTGGACGTGTTGCGCGAGGCCGTTCGCGGGGTGCGGTGGGCACATCCGTTCGAGATCGTCGCGTGGGTGGTGTTGCCCGAACACATGCACGCGATCTGGACGCTGCCACCCGAGGACCCGGATTATTCGATGCGCTGGAATCGCATCAAGGGCGAATTTTCACGCCGGCTTCCCCGGTGTGACCCGGGGCTGACGCCGAGCCGTGTCAACAAACGCGAACGCGGCATCTGGCAACGCCGCTTCTGGGAGCATCTGATCCGCGACGAAGACGATTTTGCGCGGCATGTGGATTACATCCACTTCAATCCGGTGAAACATGGTCATGCGAACACAGCGGCGGATTGGCCGTATTCGTCCTTTCATCGATTCGTGCAACAGGGCCTGTTGCACGAGGACTGGGGCGGCGGCGGTGATCCCGATGGCCATTACGGCGAGCCCGCGAGATGA